A genome region from Corallococcus exiguus includes the following:
- a CDS encoding acyl-CoA dehydrogenase family protein yields the protein MKDVLRFLLTEAPDFPSLDSVDAWWRRHLAVLPRFQVPADLALASGFRMDRMGFAFSSGYQAALRSLFPQLPADRRAALCATETGGGHPSAIETKLTPKGAGWTLDGVKTYVTLGTHAEVLLVVASEGRDAQERNRLRMVRLDASTPGVTVEPLPPLGFVPEVPHAALRLDGVEVAPEDVLPGDGYTRYLKPFRTVEDCHVNLAVLGWLVKVARRCGWPVALREELVAIAVMIHAIALEDPSDPAVHVALGGALAQLHRALERCEVAWEGVDVEMRERWQRDRRLLDLASKVRAKRLEVARQRLAGGAGED from the coding sequence GTGAAAGACGTCCTGCGCTTCCTGCTCACCGAGGCCCCTGACTTCCCGTCGCTCGACTCCGTGGACGCCTGGTGGCGACGGCACCTCGCGGTGCTGCCGCGCTTCCAGGTGCCCGCGGACCTGGCGCTCGCCAGCGGTTTCCGGATGGACCGGATGGGGTTCGCGTTCTCCTCCGGCTACCAGGCGGCGCTGCGCTCGCTCTTCCCCCAGCTCCCGGCGGACCGCCGCGCCGCGCTCTGCGCCACGGAGACGGGCGGCGGGCATCCGAGCGCCATCGAAACGAAGCTCACGCCGAAGGGCGCGGGCTGGACGCTGGATGGCGTGAAGACCTACGTCACGCTGGGCACGCACGCGGAGGTGCTGCTGGTGGTCGCCTCCGAGGGCCGCGATGCCCAGGAGCGCAACCGCCTGCGCATGGTGCGGCTGGACGCGAGCACGCCCGGAGTGACCGTGGAGCCGCTGCCGCCGCTGGGCTTCGTGCCGGAGGTTCCGCACGCGGCGCTGCGGTTGGACGGCGTGGAGGTGGCGCCAGAGGACGTGCTGCCCGGGGATGGCTACACCCGCTATCTCAAGCCGTTCCGCACGGTGGAGGACTGCCACGTCAACCTGGCGGTGCTGGGCTGGCTGGTGAAGGTGGCCCGCCGCTGCGGCTGGCCGGTGGCGCTGCGCGAGGAGCTGGTCGCCATCGCGGTGATGATCCACGCGATTGCCCTGGAGGACCCCAGCGACCCGGCCGTGCACGTGGCGCTGGGCGGCGCGCTCGCGCAGCTGCACCGCGCGCTGGAGCGCTGCGAGGTGGCCTGGGAGGGCGTGGACGTGGAGATGCGCGAGCGGTGGCAGCGCGACCGGCGCCTGCTCGACCTGGCGTCCAAGGTGCGCGCGAAGCGGCTGGAGGTCGCGCGCCAGCGGCTGGCCGGCGGCGCGGGCGAGGACTGA
- a CDS encoding M12 family metallopeptidase has product MKQVFAKSVGLLAFALAGCDSGTEVSPGSPPEAAPVIKTSAKQELYVATDAIWPAPNTIPVCWEDAGNDVEKQWAREAWEDSWGAVSNVVLTGWTRCNSSNNQGLRMEFQDEGAYVEELGFGLHGMERGVHFNTWQSNGCDDDFTRKRCVRSTVIHELGHALGFAHEQNRDDRPSSATCDTQGSEGDTTVGPWDWDSVMNYCNPIRNGDGELSYWDQVGVQQYYGARELSGARESFQRMRINGDAMDDLLARRADGTFDIWLSNGIALVYAGAFPTGYTDASGWNEGNRFLVADVTGDGKSDLLARNAFGGFDTWVSTGTTFTYAGTTSTAFTDANGWNEGHRFFVIDVTGDGKDDVLARYANGAFDVWASNGLTLAYSAAFTTSFTDANGWNEGNRFFVMDIDGAISPTTARRSKELLARDTTGHFAVWRSNGSVLVYSNTFFTPLHNSRGWGEGHRFIVMDVNGDHRDDLVARRSDGDLTFVRSNGLSLFEYPNRFETPFRTGAGWKFGHRYFPMDLNGDGLDDLVVRDPSGAFTVWRSNGWSVDPYSVFTTPFTDASGWNEGNRFY; this is encoded by the coding sequence TTGAAGCAAGTATTTGCGAAGTCCGTGGGTCTGCTCGCGTTCGCGTTGGCCGGCTGCGATTCCGGAACGGAGGTGTCCCCTGGGTCGCCCCCGGAGGCAGCGCCGGTCATCAAGACCTCCGCGAAGCAGGAGCTGTATGTAGCCACCGACGCCATCTGGCCCGCGCCCAACACGATCCCCGTGTGCTGGGAGGACGCGGGGAACGATGTGGAAAAGCAGTGGGCCCGTGAAGCGTGGGAGGACAGCTGGGGCGCGGTGTCCAACGTCGTCCTGACCGGATGGACCCGCTGCAACTCCTCGAACAACCAGGGCCTCCGGATGGAGTTCCAGGATGAAGGCGCGTACGTGGAGGAGCTGGGGTTCGGCCTCCATGGCATGGAACGCGGCGTCCACTTCAACACTTGGCAGAGCAATGGCTGCGATGACGACTTCACGCGGAAACGCTGCGTGCGCTCAACGGTCATCCACGAACTGGGCCATGCGCTCGGCTTCGCGCATGAGCAGAACCGGGATGACAGGCCTTCGTCGGCCACCTGCGATACCCAAGGCTCGGAGGGCGACACGACGGTGGGGCCCTGGGATTGGGACTCCGTCATGAACTACTGCAATCCGATCCGCAACGGCGACGGAGAGCTGAGCTACTGGGACCAGGTCGGGGTCCAGCAGTACTACGGCGCGCGCGAGCTTTCTGGCGCGCGTGAGTCCTTCCAGCGGATGCGCATCAACGGCGACGCCATGGACGACCTCCTCGCCCGCCGCGCCGACGGGACCTTCGACATCTGGCTTTCCAATGGTATCGCGCTGGTCTACGCGGGCGCCTTCCCCACCGGGTACACCGACGCCTCGGGCTGGAACGAGGGCAACCGGTTCCTGGTGGCTGATGTCACCGGCGATGGCAAGAGTGACCTGCTGGCACGCAACGCCTTTGGCGGCTTCGACACCTGGGTGTCCACCGGCACGACGTTCACCTATGCGGGCACCACCAGCACCGCCTTCACGGACGCCAACGGCTGGAACGAGGGGCACCGCTTCTTCGTCATCGACGTGACAGGAGATGGGAAGGATGACGTGCTGGCCCGTTACGCCAACGGGGCCTTCGATGTGTGGGCCTCCAACGGGCTGACGCTGGCCTACAGCGCCGCGTTCACCACGTCCTTCACGGATGCCAACGGCTGGAACGAGGGCAACCGCTTCTTCGTCATGGACATCGACGGCGCCATCTCTCCGACGACAGCGCGTCGCTCGAAGGAACTGCTGGCCCGCGACACAACCGGCCACTTCGCGGTGTGGCGCTCCAATGGCTCGGTGCTCGTCTATTCCAACACGTTCTTCACGCCGCTCCACAACTCGCGCGGCTGGGGTGAGGGACATCGCTTCATCGTGATGGACGTCAACGGCGACCATCGCGACGACCTGGTGGCGCGACGCTCCGATGGAGACCTGACGTTCGTGCGCTCGAACGGACTAAGCCTCTTCGAGTACCCAAACCGCTTCGAGACGCCCTTCCGGACGGGCGCGGGCTGGAAGTTCGGCCACCGCTACTTCCCCATGGACCTCAATGGAGACGGCCTTGACGACCTCGTGGTGCGAGACCCGTCGGGGGCCTTCACCGTGTGGCGTTCCAATGGCTGGAGCGTGGACCCATACTCGGTCTTCACCACGCCGTTCACGGACGCAAGCGGCTGGAACGAGGGCAACCGCTTCTATTAG
- the mug gene encoding G/U mismatch-specific DNA glycosylase: MKLHRPTKDELFAATGRSMPDLLAPDLRVLFCGINPSLYSAVVGVHFARPGNRFWPSLHAAGFTPRLLKPAEQAELLVLGLGITNVVDRATASADQLGAEDYAEGAKSLARKVKRYRPKYLAVLGLGAYRTAFSRPKAKFGPQEETLGDTRLWVLPNPSGLNASYQLPDLARLYGELCRAVQTR, translated from the coding sequence ATGAAGCTCCACCGCCCCACGAAGGACGAGCTGTTCGCCGCCACCGGCCGCTCCATGCCGGACCTGCTGGCACCGGACCTGCGGGTGCTCTTCTGCGGCATCAACCCCAGCCTCTACTCCGCGGTGGTGGGTGTGCACTTCGCGCGGCCGGGCAACCGCTTCTGGCCATCACTACACGCGGCGGGCTTCACCCCGCGCCTCCTGAAGCCGGCGGAACAGGCGGAGCTGCTGGTGCTGGGCCTGGGCATCACCAACGTGGTGGACCGGGCCACGGCGAGCGCGGACCAGCTGGGCGCGGAGGACTACGCGGAAGGCGCGAAGTCGCTGGCGCGCAAGGTGAAACGCTACCGTCCGAAGTACCTCGCGGTGCTGGGGCTGGGCGCGTACCGCACCGCCTTCTCGCGGCCGAAGGCGAAGTTCGGACCGCAGGAGGAGACGCTGGGCGACACGCGGCTGTGGGTGCTGCCCAATCCCAGCGGGCTCAACGCCAGCTACCAGCTTCCGGACCTCGCGCGGCTGTACGGCGAGCTGTGCCGCGCGGTCCAGACGCGCTGA
- a CDS encoding glycosyltransferase 87 family protein: MSASTSSEPSRLTHRHWLALAVAVLPLALYAFSPREGDLPLYFRTARAFLDGAVPNRDFRFEYPPYALLWFVPATWAGGDLRGFILAFGLQLTLIDAFIKWLLLSEGVRRWGTAWRAWVPFAAYSVVSWLQSVHYLKRYDLIPAALALAALVALMRRREGQAGALLAVGTVTKLYPAVLVPLALAVCWRRGSKPTRALLTGLIAGVLPLFPLSFVWPWWRFAAFHVERGLQVEAFSAGLLWAAHLMGFAHVQWVHAPAAYELHGADAEMVRAVTRQVWIAGLLLSVALSVRAAWRRPPVHIEDLARLTLVPLVAFVILNPVLSPQYLIWLTGPAALALLSGTVAPSAVLLVAAAITRGLFAGSTYKTGWQPSFTLLLLTRNAMVLYAGLAWAREAWRWGRPGVAALPDAKDAPVPTPPP, encoded by the coding sequence GTGTCCGCATCGACATCGTCCGAGCCCTCGCGGCTGACGCACAGGCACTGGCTCGCGCTCGCGGTGGCCGTGTTGCCGTTGGCGCTCTATGCGTTCTCTCCTCGCGAGGGCGACCTGCCGCTGTACTTCCGGACGGCCCGCGCGTTCCTGGATGGCGCGGTCCCCAACCGCGACTTCCGCTTCGAATACCCGCCCTACGCGCTCCTGTGGTTCGTGCCCGCGACGTGGGCAGGTGGCGACCTGCGTGGCTTCATCCTCGCGTTCGGTCTCCAGCTCACGCTCATCGACGCGTTCATCAAGTGGCTGCTGCTGTCCGAGGGCGTGCGCCGGTGGGGCACGGCCTGGCGCGCGTGGGTTCCGTTCGCGGCGTACTCCGTCGTCAGCTGGCTCCAGAGCGTGCACTACCTCAAGCGCTACGACCTCATCCCCGCCGCGCTCGCGCTGGCCGCGTTGGTGGCCCTGATGCGCCGGCGCGAAGGCCAGGCGGGCGCGTTGCTCGCGGTGGGCACCGTCACCAAGCTGTACCCGGCCGTGCTCGTGCCACTGGCCCTGGCCGTGTGCTGGCGCCGGGGCTCGAAGCCGACGCGGGCCCTGCTCACCGGCCTCATCGCGGGCGTGCTGCCGCTCTTTCCTCTGAGCTTCGTGTGGCCGTGGTGGCGGTTCGCGGCCTTCCACGTCGAGCGGGGGCTCCAGGTGGAGGCCTTCAGCGCGGGCCTGCTCTGGGCCGCGCACCTGATGGGCTTCGCCCACGTCCAGTGGGTCCACGCTCCCGCCGCCTACGAACTGCACGGCGCGGACGCCGAAATGGTTCGCGCTGTCACCCGCCAGGTGTGGATCGCGGGCCTGCTGCTGTCCGTGGCGCTGTCCGTGCGCGCCGCGTGGCGCAGGCCTCCGGTGCACATCGAGGACCTGGCCCGGCTGACGCTGGTGCCGCTCGTGGCCTTCGTCATCCTCAACCCGGTGCTGAGCCCGCAGTACCTCATCTGGCTCACCGGGCCCGCCGCGCTCGCGTTGCTCTCCGGAACAGTGGCGCCGTCCGCCGTGCTGCTGGTGGCCGCCGCCATCACGCGCGGGCTCTTCGCGGGCAGCACCTACAAGACGGGCTGGCAGCCGTCATTCACGCTGCTGCTCCTTACTCGTAACGCGATGGTGCTCTACGCGGGGCTCGCCTGGGCCCGCGAGGCCTGGCGGTGGGGACGCCCTGGCGTCGCGGCGCTTCCGGATGCGAAGGACGCACCCGTGCCGACACCGCCCCCCTGA
- a CDS encoding glycosyltransferase: MFTLVFMGTGGIERSVCNVLAGLDRERFDPSLFFHHGPPPPDTRGRIPADVPISWGVGVEAYRRWELPRMLWRLFQEARKADIIVSGQEGRAALLARMAGALLGKPVLGMVHFDWGAFHREQPKRQLWGLKVLYPGMDRIVACGYDSAKAFAELVNVDRERMEVIPNFVDAARIRAAADAPLPAWAVPVFKKPVVIAVGRLEPQKSFDMLIRAHARMKAAGTDTNLLILGVGSLEAELKALVAELGVGDSVFMPGYADNPHALMRRATAFALSSRFEGLPMVLLEALALGCPIVSTDCPSGPSEALDGGRAGVLVPMGDDAAMAHALGRVVSDAKWRDGLRQRALDRADELSAERALNAWESLLAEV, translated from the coding sequence TTGTTCACGCTCGTCTTCATGGGGACGGGGGGCATCGAGCGCTCCGTGTGCAACGTGTTGGCGGGTCTGGACCGGGAGCGGTTCGATCCCTCGCTGTTCTTCCACCATGGGCCGCCGCCGCCGGACACGCGTGGACGCATCCCCGCGGACGTGCCCATCTCCTGGGGCGTGGGCGTGGAGGCCTACCGGCGCTGGGAGCTGCCGCGGATGCTCTGGCGGCTTTTCCAGGAAGCGCGCAAGGCGGACATCATCGTCTCCGGGCAGGAGGGCAGGGCGGCCCTGCTGGCGCGGATGGCGGGAGCCCTCCTGGGCAAGCCGGTGTTGGGGATGGTGCACTTCGACTGGGGCGCCTTCCACCGCGAGCAGCCGAAGCGTCAGCTCTGGGGTTTGAAGGTGCTCTACCCGGGCATGGACCGCATCGTGGCGTGTGGCTACGACTCCGCGAAGGCGTTCGCGGAGCTGGTGAACGTGGACCGCGAGCGGATGGAGGTCATCCCCAACTTCGTCGACGCGGCCCGCATCCGTGCCGCGGCGGACGCTCCCCTGCCCGCGTGGGCGGTGCCGGTGTTCAAGAAGCCGGTGGTCATCGCGGTGGGACGGCTGGAGCCCCAGAAGTCCTTCGACATGCTCATCCGCGCGCACGCCCGGATGAAGGCGGCCGGGACGGACACGAACCTGCTCATCCTGGGAGTGGGCTCGCTGGAGGCGGAGCTCAAGGCGCTGGTCGCGGAACTGGGCGTGGGGGACTCCGTGTTCATGCCTGGCTACGCGGACAACCCGCACGCGCTGATGCGGCGGGCCACGGCGTTCGCCCTGTCCTCGCGCTTCGAGGGCCTGCCCATGGTGCTGCTGGAGGCGCTCGCGCTGGGCTGCCCCATCGTCAGCACGGACTGCCCCTCGGGCCCCTCGGAGGCCCTGGACGGGGGGCGGGCGGGGGTGCTGGTGCCCATGGGGGACGACGCGGCCATGGCCCATGCCCTGGGGCGGGTGGTGTCGGACGCGAAGTGGCGGGACGGGCTGCGCCAGCGGGCCCTGGACCGGGCGGACGAGTTGTCCGCTGAACGGGCGCTCAATGCCTGGGAGTCGCTGCTGGCGGAGGTCTGA
- a CDS encoding GNAT family N-acetyltransferase — protein MPVTIRPAKDLDAPALGRMGAALARQHHGFDPQRFMVPDDVESGYRWWLGKEARRPQEAVVLVAELDGEVVGYCYGRLEGVDWNMLLDKCGALHDIWVEAKARGTGTGRLLAEAMVQRLTEMGAPRVVLHTAAKNEAAQRLFARLGWRPTMVEMTRETPPRS, from the coding sequence ATGCCCGTCACCATCCGCCCCGCGAAGGACCTGGACGCACCCGCGCTGGGCCGCATGGGCGCGGCGCTCGCGCGCCAGCACCACGGCTTCGACCCGCAGCGCTTCATGGTCCCGGACGACGTGGAGTCCGGCTACCGCTGGTGGCTGGGCAAGGAGGCGCGCCGTCCGCAGGAGGCCGTGGTGCTCGTGGCCGAGCTGGACGGCGAAGTGGTCGGCTACTGCTACGGCCGGCTGGAGGGCGTGGACTGGAACATGCTCCTCGACAAGTGCGGCGCTCTGCACGACATCTGGGTGGAGGCGAAGGCGCGCGGCACCGGCACCGGCCGGCTGCTCGCGGAGGCCATGGTGCAGCGGCTCACGGAGATGGGCGCGCCGCGCGTGGTGCTCCACACCGCCGCGAAGAACGAAGCCGCGCAACGCCTGTTCGCGCGGCTGGGCTGGCGTCCCACCATGGTGGAGATGACCCGCGAGACGCCGCCCCGCTCATAA
- a CDS encoding SET domain-containing protein has translation MTSPSFQPTPSIPFELRQSPIQGTGAFATRRIRKGARIIEYIGERITQAEADARYDDESMERHHTFLFNLDDDTVLDAGTLHNESRYINHSCEPNCQSLIDKGRIHIYALRAIEPGEELSYDYAYERSPEMEADAESLYVCRCGTPSCRGTILAPEKKAPARRKKAASKSKSKAASKSKSTSKSKAAKKSKAAPPAAAKKKRGTQRAKSPGRGRRAAS, from the coding sequence ATGACTTCCCCTTCCTTCCAGCCGACCCCGTCGATTCCCTTCGAGCTGCGCCAGTCCCCCATCCAGGGCACGGGCGCCTTCGCCACCCGCCGCATCCGCAAGGGCGCGCGCATCATCGAGTACATCGGTGAGCGCATCACCCAGGCCGAGGCGGATGCCCGCTACGACGACGAGTCGATGGAGCGCCACCACACGTTCCTCTTCAACCTGGACGACGACACGGTGTTGGACGCGGGGACCCTCCACAACGAGTCGCGCTACATCAACCACTCGTGCGAGCCCAACTGCCAGTCGCTCATCGACAAGGGCCGCATCCACATCTACGCGCTGCGTGCCATCGAACCGGGGGAGGAGCTGTCGTACGACTACGCGTACGAGCGCTCCCCGGAGATGGAAGCCGACGCCGAGTCGCTCTACGTCTGCCGCTGTGGCACTCCCTCCTGCCGGGGCACCATCCTCGCCCCGGAGAAGAAGGCCCCCGCGCGGCGCAAGAAGGCCGCGTCGAAGTCCAAGTCCAAGGCCGCGTCGAAGTCCAAGTCGACCTCCAAGTCCAAGGCCGCCAAGAAGTCGAAGGCCGCGCCGCCGGCCGCCGCGAAGAAGAAGCGGGGCACCCAGCGCGCGAAGTCTCCGGGCCGCGGCCGCCGCGCCGCGAGCTGA
- a CDS encoding glutamine--tRNA ligase/YqeY domain fusion protein has protein sequence MTTTNETQGLNFLQEVVEEDRRTGKHGGRVHTRFPPEPNGYLHIGHAKAIVLNFGLAQQYGGKCNLRLDDTNPLTEDTDYVESIQRDVRWLGFDWDDRRFFASDYFDRLYAFAEQLISQGQAYVCSLSPEEISQYRGNFTTPGKDSPYRTRTVEENLDLFRRMKAGEFPDGKHTLRAKIDMTSSNPVLRDPPIYRIRHAHHHRTGDTWCIYPLYDFAHCLSDAIEGITHSVCTLEFENRRVLYDWIVDALIKGDRPNQYEFARLNLTYAVMSKRKLLQMVQEKRVSGWDDPRMLTISGLRRRGYTPASLRDFAKRIGVSKSDSLIDMGVLELSIRDDLNEAAPRAMAVLRPLKVVLENYPEGQTEELETANHPKREDMGTRKVPFMRELYIEADDFQEVPEKGFFRLAPGKEVRLRSAYFIKCEKVIKDAAGNITELRCTYDPATRGGDSPDGRKVKGTLHWVPGNAPVAQVRLFDRLFSVEAPDKDETKDFKEFLNPNSLETLTGARVEPMLADAKPGDRFQFERLGYFCADAVDSKPGAPVFNRTVTLKDSWVKEQKK, from the coding sequence ATGACGACGACGAACGAGACGCAGGGCCTCAACTTCCTCCAGGAAGTCGTTGAGGAGGACCGGCGGACGGGAAAGCACGGCGGACGCGTGCACACCCGCTTCCCGCCCGAGCCCAACGGCTACCTCCACATCGGCCACGCCAAAGCCATCGTGCTGAACTTCGGGCTGGCGCAGCAGTATGGCGGCAAGTGCAACCTGCGCCTCGATGACACCAACCCCCTCACCGAGGACACGGACTACGTGGAGTCCATCCAGCGCGACGTGCGCTGGCTCGGGTTCGACTGGGACGACCGGCGCTTCTTCGCGTCCGACTACTTCGACCGGCTCTACGCCTTCGCGGAGCAGCTGATTTCGCAGGGCCAGGCCTACGTGTGCAGCCTGTCGCCGGAGGAGATCTCCCAGTACCGCGGCAACTTCACCACGCCGGGCAAGGACAGCCCGTACCGCACGCGCACGGTGGAGGAGAACCTGGACCTGTTCCGCCGGATGAAGGCGGGCGAGTTCCCGGACGGCAAGCACACGCTGCGCGCCAAGATCGACATGACGTCGTCGAACCCCGTGCTGCGCGACCCGCCCATCTACCGCATCCGGCACGCGCACCACCACCGCACGGGCGACACGTGGTGCATCTACCCGCTCTACGACTTCGCGCACTGTCTGTCGGACGCCATCGAGGGCATCACGCACTCCGTCTGTACGCTGGAGTTCGAGAACCGCCGCGTGCTGTATGACTGGATCGTCGACGCGCTGATCAAAGGCGACCGGCCCAACCAGTACGAGTTCGCGCGGCTGAACCTCACCTACGCGGTGATGAGCAAGCGCAAGCTGCTCCAGATGGTGCAGGAGAAGCGCGTCTCCGGCTGGGATGATCCGCGCATGCTGACCATCAGCGGCCTGCGTCGCCGGGGCTACACGCCCGCGTCGCTGCGCGACTTCGCGAAGCGCATCGGCGTGAGCAAGTCCGACAGCCTCATCGACATGGGCGTGCTGGAGCTGTCCATCCGGGACGACCTCAACGAGGCGGCGCCGCGCGCCATGGCCGTCCTGCGTCCGCTCAAGGTGGTGCTGGAGAACTACCCGGAGGGCCAGACGGAGGAGCTGGAGACGGCGAACCACCCGAAGCGCGAGGACATGGGCACGCGCAAGGTGCCGTTCATGCGCGAGCTCTACATCGAGGCGGACGACTTCCAGGAGGTGCCGGAGAAGGGCTTCTTCCGCCTGGCGCCGGGCAAGGAGGTGCGCCTGCGCTCCGCGTACTTCATCAAGTGCGAGAAGGTCATCAAGGACGCGGCGGGCAACATCACGGAGCTGCGCTGCACGTATGACCCGGCCACGCGCGGTGGCGACTCGCCGGATGGCCGCAAGGTGAAGGGCACGCTGCACTGGGTGCCGGGCAACGCGCCCGTGGCGCAGGTGCGGCTGTTCGACCGGCTCTTCTCGGTGGAGGCGCCGGACAAGGACGAGACGAAGGACTTCAAGGAGTTCCTCAACCCGAACAGCCTGGAGACCCTCACCGGCGCGCGCGTGGAGCCGATGCTCGCGGACGCGAAGCCGGGCGACCGCTTCCAGTTCGAGCGCCTGGGCTACTTCTGCGCGGACGCGGTGGACTCCAAGCCGGGCGCGCCCGTGTTCAACCGCACGGTGACGCTCAAGGACTCGTGGGTGAAGGAGCAGAAGAAGTAG
- a CDS encoding 3'(2'),5'-bisphosphate nucleotidase CysQ family protein, with translation MSALAQELEVARRIARQAGDILLQVYATDFSVTDKAGGAGPVTVADERANAFIVGELRKAFPSDGVVAEEKEDVSDAKRFSRCWFVDPLDGTQEFVNRNGEFAIHIGLAVEGRAALGVVYRAVGDVLYSGVVGEQGYVEDPQGRRALRVSDVADPAQLRLVVSRSHRSKTTDAVVQRLGITKERESGSVGLKCGLLAEAHCDLYVHVSDKSYRWDNCAPEAVIRSAGGVLTDLAGDAYLYDGSELQNRRGLLACNAAAFDKVLPVAAQVAREAGLLK, from the coding sequence ATGTCCGCACTCGCCCAAGAGCTTGAAGTGGCCCGGCGCATCGCCCGCCAGGCTGGTGACATCCTCCTGCAGGTCTACGCCACGGACTTCTCCGTCACGGACAAGGCCGGAGGCGCCGGGCCCGTCACGGTGGCGGACGAGCGCGCCAACGCCTTCATCGTGGGAGAGCTGCGCAAGGCCTTCCCGAGCGACGGCGTGGTGGCGGAGGAGAAGGAGGATGTCTCCGACGCCAAGCGCTTCAGCCGCTGCTGGTTCGTGGATCCGCTCGACGGCACGCAGGAGTTCGTGAACCGCAACGGCGAGTTCGCCATCCACATCGGCCTCGCCGTGGAGGGCCGGGCGGCGCTGGGCGTCGTCTACCGCGCGGTGGGGGACGTCCTGTACTCCGGCGTCGTGGGCGAGCAGGGCTACGTGGAGGACCCGCAGGGCCGCCGCGCGCTGCGCGTGTCGGACGTGGCGGACCCGGCGCAGCTGCGGCTCGTGGTGTCGCGCTCGCACCGCTCGAAGACGACGGACGCGGTGGTGCAGCGGCTGGGCATCACGAAGGAGCGGGAGTCCGGCTCGGTGGGGCTCAAGTGCGGCCTCCTGGCGGAGGCCCACTGCGACCTCTACGTGCACGTGAGCGACAAGAGCTACCGCTGGGACAACTGCGCGCCGGAGGCCGTCATCCGCTCCGCGGGCGGCGTGCTCACGGACCTGGCGGGCGACGCGTACCTGTACGACGGCTCCGAGCTCCAGAACCGCCGGGGCCTGCTCGCGTGCAACGCCGCTGCCTTCGACAAGGTGCTGCCCGTGGCTGCACAGGTGGCCCGCGAGGCCGGCCTGCTGAAGTAG
- a CDS encoding DUF423 domain-containing protein has product MMRWWIVVGAVNAFLSVAAGAFGAHALKARLAQDLQVIFETGARYHMYHALALVAVGLLGTVRPSALLESAGWAMLAGIVLFSGSLYALALSGVRVLGAITPLGGLAFLAGWALFAVAAWRTSP; this is encoded by the coding sequence ATGATGCGGTGGTGGATCGTGGTGGGCGCGGTGAACGCTTTCCTGTCCGTGGCGGCGGGTGCCTTCGGGGCACATGCGCTGAAGGCCCGGCTCGCGCAGGACCTGCAGGTCATCTTCGAAACCGGGGCGCGCTACCACATGTACCACGCGCTCGCGCTGGTGGCGGTGGGGCTCCTGGGCACGGTGCGACCCTCCGCGCTCCTGGAGTCCGCGGGCTGGGCGATGCTCGCGGGCATCGTCCTGTTCTCCGGCAGCCTGTACGCGCTGGCCCTGTCCGGCGTGCGAGTGCTGGGCGCCATCACGCCGCTGGGCGGACTGGCCTTCCTCGCCGGCTGGGCGCTCTTCGCCGTGGCCGCGTGGCGCACCTCGCCGTGA
- a CDS encoding DUF3592 domain-containing protein, with translation MMKWLMGLALLGIGVALAFAGGRMVYRSKVSKDWPTVQGTVVSSRVETLRSKRAVSFRPDVSYRYEVNGVPYTSDTVAFDGHGAGGLADAQAVSRHYAAGAPVTLHYEPEDPSVACLQCGDTGLVNYLLALGGAVFALVAGWGLVEMARSTLREGKRAVPQMRAKAR, from the coding sequence ATGATGAAGTGGCTGATGGGGCTGGCCCTGCTGGGCATCGGCGTGGCGCTGGCGTTCGCGGGCGGCCGGATGGTGTACCGCTCGAAGGTGAGCAAGGACTGGCCCACCGTGCAGGGCACCGTGGTGAGCTCCCGCGTGGAGACGCTGCGCAGCAAGCGCGCGGTGAGCTTCCGCCCGGACGTGAGCTACCGCTACGAGGTGAACGGCGTCCCGTACACCTCCGACACGGTGGCCTTCGACGGCCACGGCGCGGGTGGGCTCGCGGACGCGCAGGCGGTGTCGCGCCACTACGCGGCCGGCGCCCCGGTGACGCTGCACTACGAGCCGGAGGACCCGTCCGTGGCGTGCCTCCAGTGCGGAGACACGGGCCTCGTGAACTACCTGCTGGCGCTGGGAGGCGCGGTGTTCGCCCTCGTGGCCGGCTGGGGCCTGGTGGAGATGGCCCGCTCCACCCTGCGCGAGGGCAAGCGCGCCGTCCCCCAGATGCGCGCGAAGGCCCGTTAG